The genomic segment AGCCAACGAGCTCCATCGCCGGCGCGCTGAACCACCTCGCCGACCTGACGCACGGGAGCCGGCACGAGGACTCGCCGCAGGGCGAGATCCAGCGGCTCAAGGCCGAGAACAAGGAGCTGCGCACCCTCCTGGACGAGATGAAGCACCTGCTCCAGGAGGCCAGCGACACCGAACAGCAGCTCGCCGCGAAGGAAAAGGAGTTCGAGGCGGCGCTGGCCGAGAAGGACGCGCAGATCAACGAACTGAACGCCCACCTCGGGGCCATCGAGGACCAGATCGCCAAGGGCGAGCTGGCCCCGCCCCCGCCGGTCCCCAAGACCCGGAGCGAGCTGGAAGAGTGGGGCGACGAACTGGAACAGGAGAGCGCCAAGCTGACGCAGGCCAAGAAGCGGCTGGAGGACGAGCGCCGGCAGCTCCGCGAGGACGAGGAGGCGCTGGAGAAGCAGATGCGCGACATGGAGGTGTCGATGGCCCGCGAGCGGGCCATGATCGCCCGCCAGGAGACCGAACTGAAGCGCTTGAGCGCCGAGATCCAGCACGAGCTGGAGATCCTCCAGCGCGGCGACGCCGGGCTCCGCGAGCAGATGGCGAAGTTCCAGCGGCGGGCGCAGGAGGTCATGACCAAGCCCGGCGGCGGGCCGCCGAACGGCCGCCGCTGAGCGGCTCCCTCTCATAAACCGCAGCGGGGCGCGGGACCGACTCCGGTCCCGCGCCCCGTTCGCGTTCCGGGCTACATCGTCGGCCGCTCCCCCTCCTGCGCGGGGCTCCCGCCCTCCACGTCCGGCCCCTTACGCGAGCCGACCCAGAGCAGGAGCGCCGCCAGTGCGGCGAACATCCCCACGGCAACCACCTTCGCCCACTCGACGTCGTCCGGCTTCCACTCCGGCTTCCCCGTCTTCTCGTTGATCTCGCCGAACAGGTGCAGTCCGAGATTGATGAAGTGGTTGAACCCGTCCGGAAGGAACACGAAAAACGCGATGATGAGCCCGCAGAGCGTGCCGCCGGCGATGTACCCGCTGGCGAGCAGCACGCCGGGACTGGTCTCCGATTCGGCCTCGTTCTTCGGCCGGCCGCGGAGCTTGTCGGCCAGCAGCCGCGCCATGCCGCCGATAAAGATGGGGGTGCTGGACGCGAGCGCCAGGTACATGCCCACCGCGACCGGCAGCGCGGCCACCCCGCACAGCTCGAGGGCGATCGCAATGAGCGCGCCGGCGATGACGAGCGCCCATTCCAGGGTGCCGCCGAGGATGCCCTTGATGATATTGGCGAACAGGCCCGGTTGCGGGGCGACGAACGCGGGCGGAGCGTCCTCGTTGTTGTCCATTTTCTTCTCCTCGCGCGCGATCGGCATGTCGGTGCGGTACACCGGCTTGCCGGCATCGTCCACCAGGTAGCGGCCCGGTTTCAGGTCGGGGTGTTCGCCCGCCCGAACGTGGACGATGTGGTACTCCCGGGTGTCCGCCTCCCAGCCCGGGGTGTCGTTCGTCTTCTCTTGGTTCCGGTTGTACGGCTTGCCGGGCTTCTCCTTCGGGGCGTCTCGCGGGACCGTCAGCACGGCGGTTTTCGAGATCCCCTGCATCGTGTAGTGCGTCTGGGCGGAGTTCAGCGCGAGCATCGTCAACCCGATCACGAGAGCTGACACGACCGATCCGATGAGGATGGCCCACTGCTGTTTCGACGGCGTCGCCCCGACGAGGTATCCGGTCTTCAGGTCTTGCGACGTGGTGCCGCCGTTCGACGACGCGATGCACACCACCGCGGCCACCATGAGAGCCGTGAGCCACGCCGTGTTCGGATCGATGCGGCCGAGGACGAGGAAGATGAGGCACACGAGTAACAGCGTGGCGATGGTCATACCGGAAATCGGGTTGGACGAACTCCCGACTTCGCCCGTCAGTCGGCTGGAGACGGTCACGAACAGGAAACCGAACAAGAGGATGAGCGCCGCACCGAGCAGCCCGAAGGGAGTGAAGCCCAGCCCCAACTGCGGCACCGCCGCGAGGACGAGTACGAGAATGAGGCTTCCGTAAATCACGACCGTGATCGGCATGTCGTGTTCGGTGCGAACGGAACTCGGCGCCCCGCCCGCGACTCGGGTGGCCCGGAGGTCGCGGAGGCCGCCGATCACGGAGCCGGCGATGAGCGGTAGCGCCCGACACATGCTGATGATACCGCCGGCCGCGACCGCACCGGCCCCGATGTACCGCAGGTAGTTCGCCCGCAAGGCGTCCGGGTCCATGTTGCGGATCAGACCGGGGTTTTTCGCGTCCCTGGGCTTCCCGGCGGCCCAGTCCGCCGGTGCCACCGGGTCACTCAGTTGCTCACCGAACGTCGCGATGAGCGGACCGAGAACGAAGTACGACAGCACCGCCCCGGCCATCATCAGCGACGCGACCCGCGGGCCGATGAGGAACCCGACGCCGAGCAACTCGGGTGACAGTTCGCCGCTCACCTGCCCGCCCTTCAGCCCGGTCTTCGCACCGGTCGCGGCGTTGGTGGCGTACAACTTCGCGGCCGGCTCACCCGCCCACAACTTGGCCGCCGCGGTGAGGAACTTGTGTACGAGCGCGACACCGAACCCGACGAACACCATCTTCGCGGTCGCCCCGCCCTTCTCGCCCGCGATCAGCACCTCTGCGCACGCCGTCCCTTCCGGGTAAATCAGCTTCCCGTGCTGCTTGACGATGAACGCCCGCCGCAGCGGGATCATCATCAGGATGCCGAGAACGGCCCCGAGGACCGACACGGTCATCACCCGCACCGGGTCCATCTCGAACCCGAGCAGCAGGAGCGCCGGCATCGTCACGCCGACGCCGAAGGCGATGCTCTCGCCGGCGCTACCGGTCGTCTGGACGATGTTGTTTTCGAGGATGGTGGTCTTGCGGACGCCGAACGCTTTGGAAAAGGCGCGGAACAGCGTGATGGACAGAACCGCAATGGGCACCGACGCGGACACCGTGAGCCCCACCTTCAGCACGAGGTACAGCGACGACGCGCCGAAGACGATGCCCAGGACGACACCGGTGACGATCGTCGGCCAGGTGAACTCCGGCGGGGACTCGGACGCCGGCACGAACGGCTGGAACGGCGGCTCGGACGGTCCGGGGGGCGGCGCCCCCGGCTGGGACGGTTCGGACATGGTGAAGGCCCGGTGCGAGTGCTTGGGGTAATAACGGAGATGAGCCACAACTTACGCGCCGGCGGCACGAAGGACAGTGGCGCCCGACGAGCGGCCCGTGACCGGTCCCCCGGCACGAACCGGAACGCAGCCGTGTTCCCCCGCGGGCGGACCGGATAAGATGCCCGCGGACGATCTCTCCTCCGGTGTCGCGCGATGAAGCGAGTGCGGATCGGTAACGGGTGCGGGTTCTGGGGCGACAACCTCGATGCGCCGGTGCGCCTCGCGACCGCCGGGCGCCTCGACTACCTCACGCTCGAGTACCTCGCCGAACTGACCATGTCGATCCTCGCCGTACAAAAGGCGAAGGACGCGAACGCCGGGTTCGCGACGGACTTTATCGACGTCCTCGGCCGGCTCGCCCCGGTCCTGGCCGCCCAGCCCGATCTCAAGATCGTCACCAACGCCGGCGGCATGAACCCGCACGCCTGCGCGCTCCAGGCCAAACACGTCCTCACGAAAGCGGGTACGGTCCGGCGGGTCGGGGTCGTGACCGGCGACGACCTCCTCCCGCACCTCGACGAGCTGATCGCCGGCGGGCACACCCTCAACCACCTCGACAGCGGCGAACCGCTCGCGTCGATCCGCGACAAGGTGGTGAGCGCGAACGCCTACCTCGGCGCGCAACCCATTGCCGACGCACTGAAGCAGGGCGCGGAGGTCGTGATCACCGGCCGGGTGGCGGACGCGTCGCTCACGGTCGGCCCGGCGGCCCACGAGTTCGGCTGGGGGTTCGGCGCGGCCGACCTGGACCGGCTCGCGGCGGGCACGGTCGCGGGGCACCTCATCGAGTGCGGCGCCCAGGCCACCGGCGGCCTCTGGATCAACGCCGACGACGCCACGGGACTCGGCGACGTCGGCTACCCGATCGCGGAAATGAGCGCGGACGGCACGTTCACAATCTCAAAGCCCGCCGGGACCGGCGGCGCGGTGAACGTCGAGACGGTTTCGGAACAGCTCCTCTACGAGGTGGCCGACCCGGCCCGGTACTTCACCCCCGACGTGGTGGCCGATTTCACCAGCGTCCGACTGTCGCAAAAGGGGCCGGACGTGGTGGCCGTCACCGGCGGCACCGCGAACGGCGTCACGGACACGTACAAAGCGTCGATCGCCTACCGCGACGGGTTCATGGCCGCCGGCACGCTGGTGATCGCCGGGCCGAACGCCGCGCAGAAGGCCCGGCGGTCCGGGGCGGTCATGCTGGAAAAACTCAAACGGGCCGGGTTCACGTTCGCGGAGAGCCGCGTCGAGGCGCTGGGCGCGGGCGACTGCGTGCCGGGCGTCGTGACCGCGACCGCCGACCCGCCGGAGGTGGTCCTCCGCGTCGCGGTGCGCGACCCGCGAAGGGCCGCCGTCGAGCGGTTCACAAAGGAGTTCGCCCCGCTCGTGACATCGGGCTTCCCGGGCACCACCGGGTACACCACCGGCCGGCCCCCGGTCCGCGAGGTGTTCGCGTACTGGCCGGCGCTGGTTGCGAAGTCGGCGGTGCGGGCGACCGTGTCGATGGTTTAAGTGATCCGTGGTAACGGTAGCGGCTCACATTGTGGTGCGGGCGTCTCGCCTGCTTACGTTTGCAGGCGAGACGCCCGCACCACAATGTGAGCCGACCCGAGGTGTCGGTTCCGTTTCCTGTGAGACCGGGCGAGACGAAGGGTAGTGCTAAGCGTGTCCACAATCACACTTTCCCAGCTCGCCCACGGGCGCAGCGGCGACAAGGGCAACCACGCGAACGTGGCCGTGATCGCCTACACCGACGCCGGGTTCGCGTGGCTGCGGGCCAACCTCACGGCGGGGGCGGTGGCGGCCTACTTCGCGAGCCTCGGCGCGTCCCGCGTGGAGCGGTTCGAGGCCGCGAACGTCCGCGGGCTGAACTTCGTGCTCTACGACGTGCTGGCCGGCGGCGCGAGCCGCTCGCTCCGCACCGACACGCAGGGGAAGACGCTGGCGGTCGCGCTGTTGCGAATGTTGGTCGCGTGGGAAGAACCCCCTGTTAGCGCGGAGCGCGGAACGCGGAACGCGGAATGAAGAACGAAACCCAAAAGAGTCTTCGGTTCTTTCACTTCGCGCTCCGCACTCCGCGTTCCGCGCTGAAGAGGGGTTCTTGAGAGCCGAGGAGGCTTTGTGTCCGACACCGTTCAATACACGCTACGCGGGCCGGCGGCGGTCGTCACGATCAACCGCCCCGAGAAGCGGAACGCCCTCAGCCGCGCGCTGATCGCCGACCTCACCGACGCGTTCCTCCGCGCCAGCGCCGACCCCGCGGCCCGGTGCGTCATCCTCACCGGCGCCGGTCCCGCGTTCTGCGCGGGCATGGACCTCGACGAACTCCGCGGCACGATCGGTGACGACGCGGACATGGTCTGGGACGACGCGACGAAGCTCTCGTCGCTGTACGAACTGGTCTACACGCTCCCGAAGCCGACCGTCGCCGCGGTGAACGGCGCCGCGGTCGCGGGCGGGGCCGGGCTCATGACCGTCTGCGACCTCGCCGTGAGCGTCCCGGACGCCAAGATCGGCTACCCCGAGGTCCGCCGCGGGCTGGTGGCGGCGATGGTGCTGCCGCACCTGTTGCGGCACGTCGGCGAGCGCACCGCGCGGTGGCTGCTGCTCACCGGCGAACTCATCGACGGGCTGGCCGCGCTCCGCGTCGGGCTCGTGAACCAGATCACCTCGGCGGAGAACCTGCTCCAGACGGCGGACGCGTGGGCGCGGGCGCTCGCGGAGGGCGGGCCGAAGGCGCTCGCGACCACGAAAGAGCTGCTCCGCCGCTGCTCGCGGCAGGGCGTCGCGGTGGACGAACTCGCGCGGGCCAGCGCCGAGCCGCGGCTGACCGACGAGTGCCGCCACGGGCTGACCGCGTTCTTCGAGAAGAAGCCGGCCCCGTGGAGCCCGGGAGCGGGGTAAGAGTTTATCCGCAGATGGCACAGAAGACACATATTGAAATCAGAATAAAGGAAGAAGGAGAGCCTTTTCAAACTTCGTCCTCTGCTGTCTTCAAATCTGTGTCTTCTGCGCCATCTGCTGATAAACTCTTCTCATGAACCCCATCGTCGGGATCGGCGAAGTGCTGTGGGACGTGTACCCCGACGGCCACAAGGTCGCCGGCGGGGCGCCGTTCAACTTCGCGTTCCACTGCCACCAACTCGGCCACCCCGCGGTGATCGTCTCGCGCGTCGGCAACGACGACCTCGGGCGCGAACTGCGCGAGCGGGTCCGCGAACTCGGCCTCTCCGACGAGTACATCCAGACCGATTACAATCACCCGACCGGCACCGTTCAGGTGACGCTCGACGCGAACGCAGTGCCGACGTACACGATCACGGAAAATGTTGCGTGGGATCACATCGAATGGGACGAGAAACTTGCGGATTTAGCTTCGCGATACCGGGCCGTATGCTTCGGCACGCTCGCACTCCGCACCCGCCCCAACGACCGTGGCGCGATCCCACCGTTCATCCAGGCGAATAATAACGTCTTCGGGCCGCTCGGCCCGTACGACCCGCTCACCCTGGGCCACTGGGCGCCGCGGTTCGCCAGCATGCCTCTTCGGGTCGCGGATCTGAACCTCCGGCCCCCGCACTCGACCGAGTGGGCAATTCAAAGTTGTTCGGTGTGGGGCTACT from the Frigoriglobus tundricola genome contains:
- a CDS encoding OPT family oligopeptide transporter; this translates as MSEPSQPGAPPPGPSEPPFQPFVPASESPPEFTWPTIVTGVVLGIVFGASSLYLVLKVGLTVSASVPIAVLSITLFRAFSKAFGVRKTTILENNIVQTTGSAGESIAFGVGVTMPALLLLGFEMDPVRVMTVSVLGAVLGILMMIPLRRAFIVKQHGKLIYPEGTACAEVLIAGEKGGATAKMVFVGFGVALVHKFLTAAAKLWAGEPAAKLYATNAATGAKTGLKGGQVSGELSPELLGVGFLIGPRVASLMMAGAVLSYFVLGPLIATFGEQLSDPVAPADWAAGKPRDAKNPGLIRNMDPDALRANYLRYIGAGAVAAGGIISMCRALPLIAGSVIGGLRDLRATRVAGGAPSSVRTEHDMPITVVIYGSLILVLVLAAVPQLGLGFTPFGLLGAALILLFGFLFVTVSSRLTGEVGSSSNPISGMTIATLLLVCLIFLVLGRIDPNTAWLTALMVAAVVCIASSNGGTTSQDLKTGYLVGATPSKQQWAILIGSVVSALVIGLTMLALNSAQTHYTMQGISKTAVLTVPRDAPKEKPGKPYNRNQEKTNDTPGWEADTREYHIVHVRAGEHPDLKPGRYLVDDAGKPVYRTDMPIAREEKKMDNNEDAPPAFVAPQPGLFANIIKGILGGTLEWALVIAGALIAIALELCGVAALPVAVGMYLALASSTPIFIGGMARLLADKLRGRPKNEAESETSPGVLLASGYIAGGTLCGLIIAFFVFLPDGFNHFINLGLHLFGEINEKTGKPEWKPDDVEWAKVVAVGMFAALAALLLWVGSRKGPDVEGGSPAQEGERPTM
- a CDS encoding acyclic terpene utilization AtuA family protein → MKRVRIGNGCGFWGDNLDAPVRLATAGRLDYLTLEYLAELTMSILAVQKAKDANAGFATDFIDVLGRLAPVLAAQPDLKIVTNAGGMNPHACALQAKHVLTKAGTVRRVGVVTGDDLLPHLDELIAGGHTLNHLDSGEPLASIRDKVVSANAYLGAQPIADALKQGAEVVITGRVADASLTVGPAAHEFGWGFGAADLDRLAAGTVAGHLIECGAQATGGLWINADDATGLGDVGYPIAEMSADGTFTISKPAGTGGAVNVETVSEQLLYEVADPARYFTPDVVADFTSVRLSQKGPDVVAVTGGTANGVTDTYKASIAYRDGFMAAGTLVIAGPNAAQKARRSGAVMLEKLKRAGFTFAESRVEALGAGDCVPGVVTATADPPEVVLRVAVRDPRRAAVERFTKEFAPLVTSGFPGTTGYTTGRPPVREVFAYWPALVAKSAVRATVSMV
- a CDS encoding AtuA-related protein codes for the protein MSTITLSQLAHGRSGDKGNHANVAVIAYTDAGFAWLRANLTAGAVAAYFASLGASRVERFEAANVRGLNFVLYDVLAGGASRSLRTDTQGKTLAVALLRMLVAWEEPPVSAERGTRNAE
- a CDS encoding enoyl-CoA hydratase/isomerase family protein; translated protein: MSDTVQYTLRGPAAVVTINRPEKRNALSRALIADLTDAFLRASADPAARCVILTGAGPAFCAGMDLDELRGTIGDDADMVWDDATKLSSLYELVYTLPKPTVAAVNGAAVAGGAGLMTVCDLAVSVPDAKIGYPEVRRGLVAAMVLPHLLRHVGERTARWLLLTGELIDGLAALRVGLVNQITSAENLLQTADAWARALAEGGPKALATTKELLRRCSRQGVAVDELARASAEPRLTDECRHGLTAFFEKKPAPWSPGAG
- a CDS encoding carbohydrate kinase family protein, with amino-acid sequence MNPIVGIGEVLWDVYPDGHKVAGGAPFNFAFHCHQLGHPAVIVSRVGNDDLGRELRERVRELGLSDEYIQTDYNHPTGTVQVTLDANAVPTYTITENVAWDHIEWDEKLADLASRYRAVCFGTLALRTRPNDRGAIPPFIQANNNVFGPLGPYDPLTLGHWAPRFASMPLRVADLNLRPPHSTEWAIQSCSVWGYWVKMSADELRELGGTEAGLRDQTPRRYYDTCWWENSDPNQVLIVTDGPNGVTVVQGKDEFHEPGVPAKVVDTVGAGDAFTAAMVCLHLEGKPLRACARFAVHYAARVCEQPGGTPRIDRSAVERAVFGK